The nucleotide sequence GTTCTTTCATCCAGAGCCAACACTCTACGCACTGCCTCCTCAAAGGCCACCGCTACATTGGTGGCATCCTTTGCACTGGTCTCATAATAGGGGTAGTCGCCACTCTCCTGGCACCACTGCTGAGCCTCCTCAGAAGACACCTGCCTTTCTGTCACGTCCACTTTGTTGCCCAAGACGACGAATGGAAACTTCTCTGGCTCCTTGACGTCTGCATAGTAGATGAACTCCTTCTTCCAGTTGCCCAAGTTGAGGAAACTCTGGTTGTCATCTACGCTGAAGGTGAGCAGGCAGCAGTCAGAGCCACGATAGAAAGGAGTCCTCAGGCTGCGGAAGCGCTCCTGGCCAGCAGTGTCCCAGATCTGTAGGGTAACTTGGTGGCCATCTACCTCCAGCTCCTTGTTGAGGAACTCCACGCCGATGGTGTGGAAAAGGTGTGCATCAAACTTGTTGGTGACATAACGATTCATGATGGAGCTTTTTCCAACACCACCATCACCCAGTAGGATGACTTTAAGCAGGgatgtctttgtggtcatggCTTTTTAATCCTGATCAACCACTTTGCAATACTTAACCTATTGGAGAGATGCAAAAATAGAGATTTTCACTACTTGTGCAACACTATAAtatcattttgaaataaagtaTTACATACAACACATAATACTGCAGAAGCACACTTTTTAGTACATGTTTTTTGCCTCACCCGATTGATTTTGGCCTCCTCCACTTGTCCAGATCATGTGCTGTAGCCCTTGCTCCTTGGTCACATGCTCATATGTTTAATGTTGATGTGAGCAGCCATACAGGTAACGTTCAACCAGCTGTAACACAGCAGTTTCCTCATTAACAGACGGCAGAAGACAGCAATTCTAGCTAAGAAGCCCCTTTGCAATAAAGCATGATCTGCTACCAAACGTTCAAAACACTGTGAGCACTCCAACAAGCTATAGCTAACGATTTAGcttgtgacatataacatacacatGATTAAACTATTAGCTGCTACATGCTAGTAGAACATAACTGTGGGCAGCTACGTGTTAGCTTAGCTAGGctaacacaaaaagaaaacaagggaACACAGCTGGAGTTAGGTAAATGCAATAGATAGCATTCGTTAGCTGAGGTTTACTTCCAGGCAGTGTTGCTAGTAACGTACCTTATAGTTTGGACCAGAGAGCAGCTGACTCAGCgagaaacaaaacaggaaataactaaaatattattaatgCATATGTTTGACAGCTCCTCGCCTTGGCGTGGCTCGAGCTAACGTCAGGTCGCGCTGTTGTTTCCTGGTGGGTGAACCCCTGAGGCTCCGTGCTAACGCGGCTAGCTGCTAACAGGCTAACGATACATGGGCAGCCACGGATCATGTGATCTTGTCTGTCAAACAACCAACGAGCGCCGAGGTAAGGTTTTAGGCCCTTTCAACTTctaattaaaatataatttccCAGAAAACACATTATATCTTTCTAACTTAATATGTCAGCCAACATTTAGGTACTTCTAAAACAAGgatatgacaataaactgacGTTAGCTAACAGTTTAGCTCCAGTATCCCTCCATTGGTAACACATCTTTAACTTCTTTGTATTAGCTATGTTTAGCCAGCAGAGAGCGAcatttagcttagttagcttttATCCCCCAGCATCCCAGTTGCAGACAGACAAAACCCATCAGACCTCGCCCTAAAAAAAGCTGGATGCAGCACGTTAACATTAATATATCAacgagctaacgttagctagcacaCTTGTTGCACCATATATCCATGCACTGTAACCATATCTGTGTCCACTGAAGGTAAAAGTAATCTACAACGTTAGCAACAATATGTACATAACTAATGTTAACATTAGGTTAACAAACCAAAGTAAATGTGGCCTTTATGCAGAGTCTCCTTGTTGTATTACCCTAATTTTTGTTGGTTGAATATCCATTATTTATACTGAAGCAATAAAGAGCAAACTGCATCCTAATGCTAATGTAGCAAAgggtaaaatatgtttttctgaaAGATAATAGcagcaaataataataaagaaaagcacAAATAGACCAAAACTGTAATCACACTACTACTTAGAGCCTACACAAGCTTTTAGACAGCAACATTATTGACCACAAACAGGATGCCAGCCAAACATGTCCTGTAATCCTCTCACCAGCTGAGTCCTTGGTTGTCAGAGACTGCCACAAATCAATTTTCTGTGGTATAA is from Epinephelus moara isolate mb chromosome 7, YSFRI_EMoa_1.0, whole genome shotgun sequence and encodes:
- the rab9a gene encoding ras-related protein Rab-9A, which gives rise to MTTKTSLLKVILLGDGGVGKSSIMNRYVTNKFDAHLFHTIGVEFLNKELEVDGHQVTLQIWDTAGQERFRSLRTPFYRGSDCCLLTFSVDDNQSFLNLGNWKKEFIYYADVKEPEKFPFVVLGNKVDVTERQVSSEEAQQWCQESGDYPYYETSAKDATNVAVAFEEAVRRVLALDERTDHLIPTDTVKLHRKPRSAATCCS